A portion of the Candidatus Bathyarchaeia archaeon genome contains these proteins:
- a CDS encoding 50S ribosomal protein L14e, with the protein MPAIEVGRICVKICGREAGRKCVIVDIIDKNFVLVTGPKSITGVKRRRANINHLEPLAEKIDIKRGASDDEVVEALKAKGLLDAMTQPVKPVLARI; encoded by the coding sequence ATGCCGGCGATAGAAGTTGGCAGAATATGCGTTAAAATCTGCGGAAGGGAAGCGGGCAGAAAATGCGTGATAGTCGACATAATAGACAAGAACTTTGTGCTTGTCACAGGGCCTAAAAGCATTACGGGTGTTAAGAGGCGAAGGGCAAACATAAACCACTTGGAGCCTTTAGCTGAGAAGATCGACATTAAGCGGGGGGCTTCCGACGATGAAGTCGTTGAAGCCTTGAAGGCCAAAGGCCTCTTAGATGCTATGACTCAACCCGTCAAGCCCGTCCTCGCCCGGATCTAA
- a CDS encoding class I SAM-dependent methyltransferase: protein MTTKSGGINHYFSEKPKVKPRYRLIQACLRGKTFKFLTASGVFSKKRVDLGTKLLIESMILPESGLVLDVGCGYGAIGIAAASLNPKLHVVMVDVNERAVRLAKQNIELNKVYNAEVKRGNLYEPVEGMLFNCILSNPPVSAGLATVKAIITEAPKHMTEKATLQMVLRSKIGGKRMQQIFQETFGNCTILARESGYRVLMAQK from the coding sequence ATGACCACAAAAAGCGGCGGAATAAACCACTATTTCTCTGAAAAACCAAAAGTTAAACCCCGCTATAGGCTTATTCAGGCTTGTCTCCGCGGCAAAACCTTCAAATTCCTAACAGCCTCAGGGGTTTTCTCAAAAAAGCGCGTGGATTTAGGCACAAAACTCCTAATAGAATCCATGATACTGCCGGAAAGCGGTTTGGTCTTAGATGTTGGGTGCGGCTACGGCGCCATTGGGATAGCCGCCGCCTCGCTTAACCCAAAACTCCACGTGGTCATGGTGGACGTAAACGAGCGGGCAGTCCGGCTGGCAAAACAGAACATCGAACTAAACAAGGTTTATAACGCCGAAGTCAAGCGGGGCAACCTATATGAGCCAGTTGAAGGCATGCTGTTCAACTGCATCCTCTCAAACCCGCCAGTAAGCGCCGGACTAGCCACAGTCAAAGCCATAATAACCGAGGCACCAAAACACATGACGGAAAAGGCGACGCTACAAATGGTTTTAAGGTCAAAAATAGGCGGAAAAAGAATGCAACAAATCTTCCAAGAAACCTTCGGAAACTGCACAATACTGGCAAGAGAAAGCGGCTACCGAGTACTAATGGCCCAAAAATAA
- a CDS encoding PadR family transcriptional regulator, protein MARVGDAFLRGLEKPIILWLLSRKPRHGYELIIEFRRLTGRKLKPSIVYPFLHRLEMEGFASGQWLVKDGRKIKHYTLTKKGEDLLRKVRETFTKTLREFLMEIISERKQA, encoded by the coding sequence ATGGCTAGGGTTGGCGACGCCTTCCTCCGAGGCCTTGAAAAACCAATAATCCTTTGGCTTCTATCCCGCAAGCCTAGACACGGCTACGAGTTAATAATCGAGTTTAGAAGGCTAACTGGAAGAAAACTGAAGCCAAGCATAGTCTACCCATTCCTCCACAGACTCGAAATGGAAGGCTTTGCAAGCGGCCAGTGGCTCGTCAAGGATGGACGAAAAATCAAACATTACACCCTAACAAAAAAGGGTGAAGACCTCCTGAGAAAGGTGCGGGAAACCTTCACAAAAACTCTACGAGAATTCCTAATGGAAATAATCAGCGAGAGAAAACAAGCCTAA
- a CDS encoding PadR family transcriptional regulator, producing the protein MELEKDLVKATLKGFSRVLILWLLNGKPMSGYHISKELRRLTEWSFHPGVVYPLLYELEESGLIKGEWIEKGRRRMKYYSTTKDGVELLNRVRELLEAPIKEVLRDLMSQP; encoded by the coding sequence ATGGAGCTGGAGAAGGACCTTGTGAAGGCAACTCTTAAGGGTTTCAGCAGAGTCTTAATCCTCTGGCTTTTAAATGGAAAACCCATGTCTGGATACCATATTTCAAAGGAGTTGAGGAGACTGACCGAGTGGAGTTTTCATCCTGGGGTTGTCTATCCGCTTCTTTATGAGCTTGAAGAGAGTGGTTTAATAAAGGGTGAATGGATAGAGAAGGGGCGAAGGCGCATGAAGTACTATTCAACAACAAAAGATGGCGTTGAGCTTCTAAACCGTGTTAGAGAGCTCTTAGAAGCCCCCATTAAAGAGGTTTTGAGGGATCTGATGTCCCAGCCCTAA
- a CDS encoding pyruvate ferredoxin oxidoreductase subunit gamma codes for MIEIRWHGRGGQGAWTASELLARAAVYEGKYIQSFPEFGPERMGAPVSAFTRISVEPIKLHCAIYNPDVVVVLDPTLMKTVHVTEGISEDGKLVVNSRESPVEVKQRLGNDRIEVWTVPATEIAIKILGVPITSTAMLGAVARATGIVSLESIKKTVKERFRSDIAEKNFAVIEEAYREARSA; via the coding sequence ATTATTGAAATTAGGTGGCATGGCAGAGGCGGTCAGGGAGCGTGGACAGCAAGCGAGCTTCTTGCAAGAGCTGCCGTTTATGAGGGCAAATATATTCAATCTTTTCCCGAGTTCGGTCCCGAAAGGATGGGTGCTCCAGTGTCGGCGTTTACGAGGATAAGTGTGGAGCCTATCAAGTTGCACTGTGCAATTTACAATCCGGATGTGGTTGTCGTTTTGGATCCAACGTTGATGAAGACTGTGCATGTAACCGAGGGCATAAGTGAGGATGGAAAGCTTGTTGTTAATTCGAGGGAGAGCCCCGTGGAGGTTAAGCAGAGGCTTGGCAATGATAGGATTGAGGTTTGGACCGTTCCAGCCACCGAAATAGCCATAAAGATTCTGGGAGTTCCCATAACAAGCACAGCTATGCTTGGAGCTGTTGCCCGCGCCACCGGAATCGTCAGCCTCGAAAGCATTAAGAAAACCGTTAAGGAGCGTTTCAGAAGCGACATAGCTGAGAAAAACTTTGCGGTCATAGAGGAAGCCTACAGGGAGGCGCGTTCAGCGTGA
- a CDS encoding 4Fe-4S binding protein — protein MTQEKGWREISIAAVCWKPNTEFLTGDWKTFKPIRDPAKCTRCLLCAIYCPDGAIHWKADKNDIEFDYNYCKGCGICANECPTKAIEMKLE, from the coding sequence GTGACCCAAGAAAAAGGTTGGCGGGAGATTTCCATAGCAGCGGTCTGCTGGAAGCCGAACACCGAATTTTTGACCGGTGATTGGAAAACCTTTAAGCCCATTAGGGACCCGGCGAAGTGCACTCGATGTCTTCTATGTGCCATCTACTGTCCAGACGGGGCGATTCACTGGAAAGCTGACAAAAATGACATCGAATTTGACTATAACTACTGTAAGGGATGCGGGATTTGCGCCAACGAGTGCCCAACAAAGGCAATAGAAATGAAACTTGAGTAG
- a CDS encoding transketolase C-terminal domain-containing protein — protein sequence MMEKVEQKVLALNGDEAVAYAVKQCDVDVVAAYPITPQTIIVERFSEYVANGEVETAFVCTESEHSALTACLAASLTGARTFTASASAGLALMHEMLFVTSGCRAPVVMAIANRALSAPINIHGDQSDTMAQRDSGWIQIYAENAQEVYDSVVQAFRIAEHPEVMLPAMVCLDGFQLSHSVENVGVLPDEVVKKFVGVRQFPKVLTHEGKLAPLRLDPENPMTLGPLAFPNYYFEFKRQQEEAMRRALEVIRQVHDEYAKISGRSYGDGLLDAYCLEDAEIATVCLGSTAGTVKAVIDELRAEGVKAGLLRIRTFRPLPVEGIRKALENVKAVAVMDRSMSFGGHGGAVFHEVRHALYDSEKRPIVVNYIYGLGGRDTSPMQIRAIYKDLQEIVQRGRVETPIRYVGLRE from the coding sequence ATGATGGAAAAGGTTGAGCAGAAGGTTTTGGCTTTAAACGGTGACGAGGCTGTTGCTTACGCCGTTAAGCAGTGCGACGTGGATGTGGTGGCCGCCTATCCCATCACACCCCAGACGATTATTGTTGAAAGATTCAGCGAGTATGTGGCTAACGGTGAGGTTGAAACAGCCTTCGTCTGCACGGAATCCGAGCACAGTGCCCTAACCGCATGTCTGGCAGCCTCGCTGACCGGTGCAAGAACATTTACAGCTTCAGCCTCCGCCGGCTTAGCCCTCATGCATGAAATGCTCTTTGTTACTTCTGGCTGCCGTGCGCCCGTGGTTATGGCTATTGCAAACCGCGCCTTGTCGGCGCCCATAAACATTCATGGCGATCAGTCGGACACTATGGCGCAGAGGGATAGTGGCTGGATACAAATTTACGCTGAAAACGCGCAAGAGGTCTACGACTCAGTTGTTCAAGCGTTTAGAATAGCTGAGCATCCGGAGGTCATGTTGCCAGCCATGGTTTGCCTCGACGGCTTTCAGCTAAGCCACTCCGTAGAAAATGTAGGCGTGCTTCCAGATGAAGTGGTTAAAAAGTTTGTTGGGGTCCGCCAATTTCCAAAAGTGTTAACCCATGAAGGCAAGCTTGCACCATTAAGGCTTGACCCTGAAAATCCCATGACCCTCGGGCCGCTGGCCTTTCCAAACTACTACTTCGAGTTTAAGCGTCAACAGGAGGAAGCCATGAGGAGGGCGCTTGAAGTAATTAGGCAAGTGCACGATGAATACGCCAAAATAAGCGGCAGAAGCTACGGCGACGGGTTGCTGGATGCCTACTGCCTCGAGGACGCTGAAATCGCCACAGTTTGCCTTGGCTCAACAGCCGGCACCGTTAAAGCTGTTATAGACGAGCTTAGAGCTGAAGGCGTTAAGGCTGGACTGTTAAGGATCCGCACTTTTAGGCCATTACCCGTGGAGGGTATACGAAAGGCTCTGGAAAACGTGAAGGCTGTGGCAGTCATGGATAGAAGCATGAGCTTCGGCGGGCATGGTGGCGCCGTCTTCCACGAGGTTCGCCATGCACTCTACGATTCTGAAAAACGGCCAATAGTCGTAAACTACATTTATGGACTCGGCGGAAGGGACACAAGTCCCATGCAGATCCGCGCCATCTACAAGGATCTTCAAGAAATAGTCCAGAGGGGACGCGTTGAAACCCCGATAAGATATGTTGGCTTAAGGGAGTAG
- a CDS encoding thiamine pyrophosphate-dependent enzyme: MQSEEWKFTAKDIVEKQDLFMSGHRACAGCAPATVMRLILKAVRGPTIVTMATGCMEVVSTIYPYTSWAVPWLHTAFENAAANASGIETAIKVLRKKGRIKDEHVDVIAIAGDGGTYDIGIQALSGAVERGHDFLFILYDNEAYMNTGIQRSGGTPLGAATTTSPAGEVIPGKLEHKKPISDIMVAHEIPYVATASPYYWRDLIIKVRKGLEVEGPAFLHVLAPCPRGWRSDPAKSIELSRLAVETCIFPLWECINGEYQLSAPSKVIAMAPQKKKSVREYLAVQGRFRHLFTPKYERLIDEIQRITDLRWQKLLKKCGIA, from the coding sequence ATGCAAAGCGAAGAATGGAAGTTTACCGCCAAAGACATCGTTGAAAAACAAGACCTATTCATGTCCGGGCACCGGGCATGCGCGGGCTGCGCCCCAGCAACAGTTATGAGGCTTATCTTGAAGGCTGTTAGAGGCCCCACCATCGTGACTATGGCTACAGGCTGTATGGAGGTTGTTTCAACCATTTACCCCTACACTTCTTGGGCTGTTCCCTGGCTGCACACAGCCTTCGAAAATGCTGCCGCCAACGCTTCCGGCATAGAAACTGCCATCAAAGTGCTTCGGAAAAAGGGAAGAATAAAGGATGAACATGTAGACGTTATAGCTATAGCCGGAGACGGAGGCACCTATGACATAGGCATACAAGCCCTCTCAGGGGCTGTTGAAAGAGGCCACGACTTCCTGTTCATACTCTACGATAATGAGGCTTACATGAACACAGGCATCCAGCGGAGCGGAGGCACACCCCTAGGCGCGGCGACAACAACCTCGCCAGCGGGAGAAGTTATACCCGGAAAGCTTGAGCACAAGAAACCCATATCGGACATAATGGTGGCTCATGAAATCCCATACGTGGCCACGGCGTCGCCCTATTACTGGCGGGATCTAATAATAAAAGTTCGAAAGGGCCTAGAAGTGGAGGGACCGGCATTCCTACATGTTCTTGCGCCCTGTCCCCGTGGCTGGAGAAGCGACCCAGCGAAATCCATAGAGCTTTCCCGCTTAGCCGTGGAGACCTGCATCTTCCCCCTCTGGGAATGTATAAATGGCGAATATCAGCTTTCGGCGCCCAGCAAAGTCATAGCCATGGCCCCCCAAAAGAAAAAGTCTGTCCGGGAATACTTGGCGGTGCAGGGACGCTTCAGACACTTATTCACGCCAAAATACGAGAGGCTTATAGATGAAATACAGCGGATAACCGACTTGAGGTGGCAGAAACTCCTCAAGAAATGCGGAATTGCTTGA
- a CDS encoding ArsB/NhaD family transporter, with protein sequence MASLLAFGVSILLTFKHPRVRLPFKRAYIHLDYGLAPILCVALLWATSIIDVNFIVRSIVGYGNIKPYSVIVLILSLAYICISLDLTGLFEYVALQAVKMAGGSGKKLFIYLFALTSFLTLFTSNDVVILTITPIIIYMCGSVAVSPIPFLYAQFFAANISGMGLYVGNPTNIVIAEAYGLSFAEFAKWMLLPAASATLTCILLLWLVFRRKLPSKMQPQVEPHQALRDKRGAVFGLTVLGSAIFLMSLPSTVTGLQPWIIALIAAFIMFLYNLLTVRSNIPAALRRMPWK encoded by the coding sequence ATGGCTAGTCTGCTTGCATTTGGGGTGTCAATCCTCTTAACCTTTAAACACCCGAGGGTTAGACTTCCATTCAAGCGTGCCTACATCCACTTGGACTATGGTTTAGCCCCAATTTTATGCGTGGCTCTTCTATGGGCAACCTCCATAATAGACGTCAACTTCATTGTGAGGAGCATCGTTGGTTATGGAAACATAAAACCCTACTCGGTGATAGTTCTGATATTATCTTTAGCCTACATTTGCATCTCCTTAGACTTGACTGGTCTCTTCGAGTATGTAGCGCTACAAGCGGTTAAAATGGCCGGCGGCTCCGGTAAGAAGCTTTTCATATATCTTTTCGCGCTCACATCTTTTCTGACTCTTTTTACAAGCAACGATGTTGTGATATTAACGATAACCCCGATAATCATTTACATGTGCGGCAGCGTGGCTGTTTCGCCCATCCCATTCCTCTACGCCCAGTTCTTCGCGGCGAACATTTCAGGCATGGGGCTTTACGTGGGAAACCCAACAAATATTGTAATCGCAGAGGCTTACGGCCTTTCCTTCGCCGAATTCGCTAAATGGATGCTTCTGCCAGCAGCTTCCGCCACCCTCACATGCATCCTTCTGCTCTGGCTTGTTTTCCGCCGGAAACTGCCAAGCAAGATGCAGCCGCAAGTTGAGCCGCATCAAGCCCTCAGAGACAAGAGGGGCGCCGTTTTTGGTTTGACAGTGCTAGGCAGCGCAATATTCCTCATGAGTTTACCATCAACAGTGACGGGTCTTCAACCGTGGATCATTGCCTTAATAGCCGCATTCATAATGTTTCTCTACAATCTTTTGACCGTACGCTCCAATATTCCAGCAGCCCTTAGACGGATGCCGTGGAAATAG
- a CDS encoding ArsB/NhaD family transporter, which translates to MEIAPFLIGLFVIVESMASSGWTDLLASELSKVSTNLMSAVFSVGFLSSLAAGLMNNHPMTVFFVKALQSQAYSAPATVRLGAMLALVVGSNLGANFMLTGALAGLMWAKILSDKGCSISFSEFSKYGFLVMPLVVAAACLTVVGVITAFSVIG; encoded by the coding sequence GTGGAAATAGCGCCGTTTCTGATTGGGCTGTTCGTTATAGTTGAAAGTATGGCTTCTTCGGGGTGGACGGATCTGTTGGCATCTGAGCTCTCAAAAGTTTCCACAAACCTCATGAGCGCAGTGTTCAGTGTGGGATTTTTGTCGTCGCTTGCAGCTGGCTTAATGAACAATCACCCCATGACCGTATTCTTTGTTAAAGCGCTTCAAAGCCAAGCCTACTCTGCCCCTGCCACCGTTAGGTTAGGTGCTATGCTGGCGCTGGTTGTAGGAAGCAATCTTGGAGCCAACTTCATGCTGACCGGAGCCCTTGCTGGGTTGATGTGGGCGAAAATCCTTTCAGATAAGGGATGCTCGATTTCCTTTTCAGAGTTCTCCAAATACGGCTTTCTGGTGATGCCGCTTGTTGTTGCAGCAGCATGTCTAACGGTGGTTGGCGTTATAACCGCTTTCAGTGTGATCGGCTAG
- a CDS encoding ATP-binding protein — MKPQEENKFNRMCFTDFDGRFRARLAAVVPRFFGGAEESKLAGTSARYTCRIKVEYQKDLMGLLEEGMLLAVKNFKQALMGEERYTLMEISRVWPEHFGLKGLSDHGYYPMQFEIIEQSEADWLTDDRSTMMIQIDAVPINYDLVIGKNCEYRFVKGFSYPVVGSPVYILNSEMINRMYNQKITEKLGVDPSKTVEDARLDPRLGVVKMFQTSNTVIPIYVDFEKLVRYHFGVFAFTGGGKSNLMSNILRRILLHTSDIKVVVFDISCEYVFLLLDLLADEKIPSKVILEHRTDSLEQFFNSVVKPREYEADERIKFGLKRIMEQGKLTFYTRPKQKIPTYAQFLEELNEQRKGITDKPHYLNAIDRIHDAILDYMEAHGLGENQEVSEDFIKYIDAVCTATVDEFKVHDKSGLYGWATTRTTILDQIRKRQEEIKKETGGLTAEKIRELLEGETRLVCISISDPTTIKELVITLTNDLLIRRKRMFQVKPYILLVFDEAQEFIPELSSAAGIDKKCSKQVETLLRQGRKYGLGVCIATQRIAYLNTNALQQLHTYFVGTLPRPYDRTLISDTFMIDKGILEKTLEFAPGEWLLSSYIATGIENVPIFIRADNAENEIEKFLRNAV, encoded by the coding sequence TTGAAGCCGCAAGAAGAGAACAAATTTAACCGCATGTGCTTCACAGACTTCGACGGAAGATTCCGAGCTAGGCTTGCAGCCGTTGTGCCCCGCTTCTTCGGCGGGGCAGAAGAGTCCAAACTGGCGGGAACCAGCGCCCGCTATACATGCCGCATAAAAGTGGAATACCAAAAGGACTTGATGGGGCTGCTGGAGGAGGGCATGCTCCTCGCCGTGAAAAACTTTAAGCAGGCGCTTATGGGCGAGGAACGCTATACGCTTATGGAGATAAGCCGAGTTTGGCCTGAACACTTTGGGCTTAAGGGCTTGTCGGATCATGGCTATTATCCCATGCAGTTTGAGATTATTGAGCAGTCTGAGGCGGATTGGCTGACGGACGACCGCTCTACCATGATGATTCAGATAGACGCAGTGCCCATAAACTATGATTTGGTGATTGGCAAGAACTGCGAGTACAGGTTTGTCAAGGGCTTCTCCTATCCGGTGGTGGGAAGCCCCGTCTACATCCTAAACAGTGAAATGATAAACCGGATGTATAACCAGAAAATCACCGAAAAGCTTGGTGTAGATCCATCTAAAACCGTGGAAGATGCCCGTCTTGACCCAAGACTCGGCGTTGTAAAGATGTTTCAGACAAGCAACACCGTTATCCCCATATACGTGGACTTCGAGAAGCTTGTGCGCTACCACTTCGGTGTTTTCGCCTTTACAGGCGGAGGCAAAAGCAACTTGATGTCCAACATTTTGAGGCGAATATTGCTTCATACAAGCGACATAAAGGTTGTTGTATTCGACATAAGCTGCGAATACGTGTTTCTGCTACTTGACTTGTTGGCGGACGAGAAAATCCCATCAAAAGTGATTCTTGAGCATCGAACAGACTCTCTTGAACAGTTCTTCAACTCCGTAGTCAAGCCAAGAGAATACGAGGCTGACGAGCGGATAAAGTTTGGACTTAAACGTATAATGGAGCAGGGCAAACTTACCTTCTACACGAGACCCAAACAGAAAATCCCAACATACGCCCAGTTCTTGGAGGAACTGAACGAACAGAGGAAGGGCATAACTGACAAACCCCACTATTTGAACGCTATTGATAGAATTCACGACGCCATATTGGACTATATGGAAGCACATGGCCTCGGCGAAAACCAGGAGGTAAGCGAAGACTTTATCAAATACATAGACGCCGTGTGTACAGCCACTGTGGACGAGTTCAAAGTTCACGACAAAAGCGGCCTTTACGGTTGGGCGACAACAAGAACGACTATCCTCGACCAAATAAGGAAACGCCAAGAGGAGATAAAGAAGGAAACTGGCGGTTTGACGGCGGAGAAAATCCGAGAGCTTTTGGAAGGCGAAACTAGGCTTGTTTGCATTTCCATATCTGACCCAACAACCATAAAAGAGCTTGTTATAACATTGACGAATGACTTGCTAATCCGGAGAAAACGCATGTTCCAAGTTAAGCCCTACATACTCCTAGTCTTCGATGAAGCCCAAGAATTCATTCCGGAGCTGTCAAGCGCAGCGGGAATAGACAAAAAATGCAGCAAACAGGTGGAAACACTGCTTAGACAAGGCCGCAAATATGGTTTAGGCGTGTGCATAGCAACCCAGCGCATCGCCTATCTGAACACGAATGCGCTTCAACAGCTTCACACATACTTTGTGGGCACGCTGCCCCGCCCCTATGACCGCACATTGATAAGCGACACCTTCATGATAGACAAGGGCATACTGGAAAAAACGCTGGAATTTGCGCCCGGCGAGTGGCTTTTGTCCAGCTACATAGCCACCGGAATAGAAAATGTGCCCATATTCATAAGGGCGGATAACGCGGAAAATGAAATAGAAAAATTCCTCAGAAACGCTGTCTAG
- a CDS encoding N-acetyltransferase, which yields MKHKHARKRQVEIEVRQMTLEDLPEVWRLSEEVFTPEKLQFTYRTWNINELLSLFQEEPELCLVAEDVNSKKIIGFALGTILKRPFSPWTYGYFLWIGVKKMRRRRGIGKKLYRELEKRFKEKGARIAIVDVEGTNVAGMRFMEKLGFKRSQTYVWYSKLLE from the coding sequence TTGAAACATAAACACGCCCGCAAAAGACAGGTTGAAATTGAAGTTAGGCAAATGACATTGGAGGATTTACCAGAAGTTTGGCGATTAAGCGAAGAGGTCTTCACACCCGAAAAGCTTCAGTTCACCTACCGCACATGGAATATAAACGAGCTACTCTCGCTTTTCCAAGAAGAACCAGAACTGTGCCTAGTGGCTGAAGACGTAAACTCAAAGAAGATTATTGGATTCGCCCTAGGCACAATCCTTAAACGTCCTTTCAGCCCATGGACCTACGGCTACTTCCTATGGATAGGCGTGAAAAAGATGAGGCGACGCCGAGGCATCGGCAAGAAACTTTACAGAGAACTAGAAAAACGCTTCAAGGAGAAGGGCGCCCGCATAGCCATAGTGGACGTTGAAGGAACAAATGTGGCTGGCATGCGATTCATGGAAAAGCTAGGCTTCAAGCGAAGCCAAACCTACGTGTGGTACAGTAAACTCCTTGAATAG
- a CDS encoding MFS transporter — MQKKDFKALGVASCIYFLSSNLTSMFLPVYYLRLGLGVGDIVLLLLATFMIIGLLPITLLMFIRNFECLICFGVLFTMIFYTLLMFVRNPVVLGIVYGLSIATFWPSFNLLQFRLSESNIRARSVSLFSIIIPSVASIVGPATGGLLIEKIGFTAVFGFAVALYLVALIFFMRVRFRRETFGLTVPRSRKLSIFFATFIIFGMCEAYWLAYPLFVNRISETVSRMGFVLALTSLVVSVITFLVNWLSDIKMRRAEFAIMGVMLNAAWFFLIGHATAPQHIVSLSALSGLASAFTISWFAHYGDSFSREHYASILVLMEVGLMTGRLLNLVPTYIFISRADYQSYFTLLGTLILSVIPFLAYGRSKRKNAYRLLLTWKAHFKHGSM, encoded by the coding sequence TTGCAGAAAAAGGATTTTAAAGCCCTCGGTGTTGCCTCATGCATTTACTTCCTCTCCAGCAATTTAACAAGCATGTTCCTTCCAGTCTATTATTTAAGACTTGGATTGGGTGTAGGTGACATTGTTCTGCTTTTGCTGGCTACATTCATGATTATTGGGCTCTTGCCCATTACATTGCTGATGTTTATCCGAAATTTCGAGTGTTTGATATGTTTTGGCGTTTTATTCACTATGATATTCTACACGCTGTTAATGTTTGTTAGAAATCCCGTTGTGCTGGGCATAGTCTACGGTCTAAGCATAGCCACTTTTTGGCCAAGCTTTAACCTACTCCAATTTAGGCTCAGCGAATCCAACATTAGGGCGCGCTCAGTAAGCCTCTTCTCCATAATAATTCCATCAGTCGCCAGCATAGTTGGCCCAGCAACCGGAGGTTTACTCATTGAGAAAATTGGTTTCACAGCAGTTTTTGGCTTCGCCGTAGCATTATACCTTGTTGCGTTGATCTTTTTCATGCGAGTGAGGTTTAGACGAGAAACTTTTGGTTTAACTGTTCCGCGAAGCAGAAAGCTCTCCATATTCTTCGCCACGTTTATAATTTTTGGAATGTGCGAAGCTTACTGGTTGGCTTATCCCCTCTTTGTTAATAGGATTTCTGAAACGGTTTCTAGAATGGGTTTCGTCCTAGCCCTAACAAGCTTAGTGGTCTCCGTCATAACCTTCTTGGTGAATTGGCTTTCAGACATTAAAATGCGACGGGCGGAATTCGCAATAATGGGCGTGATGCTAAACGCCGCATGGTTCTTCCTCATAGGACATGCCACAGCACCCCAGCATATTGTATCTCTATCAGCCCTATCTGGTTTGGCAAGTGCCTTCACTATCTCATGGTTCGCCCACTACGGAGACTCCTTCAGCCGAGAACACTACGCAAGCATTCTAGTCCTGATGGAGGTGGGACTGATGACTGGAAGACTACTCAATCTCGTGCCAACATACATCTTCATTTCAAGGGCGGATTATCAAAGCTACTTCACGCTTCTTGGAACACTCATTTTGTCGGTCATTCCATTCTTGGCTTACGGCAGGAGTAAGCGGAAGAATGCATATAGGCTATTGCTTACATGGAAAGCCCATTTCAAGCATGGTTCCATGTAA
- a CDS encoding chorismate-binding protein codes for MEEKLMAKCPKCGTQVANPRKKWTMAGRPDKSGKRMQLEIGLFDCPKCKKPFREVLSKKKV; via the coding sequence TTGGAGGAAAAGTTGATGGCTAAATGTCCAAAGTGCGGAACCCAAGTTGCAAACCCGAGAAAGAAGTGGACCATGGCTGGGCGCCCAGACAAGTCCGGCAAGAGAATGCAGCTGGAAATAGGGCTTTTTGACTGCCCAAAATGCAAGAAACCCTTCCGAGAAGTCCTAAGCAAGAAGAAGGTTTAG
- a CDS encoding chromatin protein Cren7 — translation MPKTRQNLCPECGTEVKDPYKTWELIAPFPDKKMRITMTVFGMYECPKCGKKFKGIVSKVKLGAEGIEI, via the coding sequence ATGCCGAAAACAAGGCAAAACCTCTGCCCAGAATGCGGGACAGAAGTGAAGGACCCCTATAAAACGTGGGAGCTTATTGCGCCATTTCCAGACAAGAAAATGCGGATAACCATGACCGTCTTCGGCATGTACGAATGCCCAAAATGCGGAAAGAAGTTCAAGGGTATAGTGAGCAAAGTCAAGCTGGGCGCCGAAGGAATAGAAATATAA